In Pelosinus sp. UFO1, one genomic interval encodes:
- a CDS encoding sirohydrochlorin cobaltochelatase: MNQIMRVLGILFLSIAIIGGFTMRQTASAAALTDKKAILVVSFGTTFADTRKVTTDAVEAKIREAFPEYEVRQAFTSRIIIKKLDERDGIKIDTEKQALDKLKAEGYTEVIVQPLHMEAGDEYAKLTRVVEKYEENKAFNKISIGRPVLYYTGQAGEKPDDYAIAIKALENQFPKLGKQEAIAMMGHGGVNPSNAAYAALQMKLKDAGLKNVFIFTVEGYPTVSNLISELKENKIKKVTLMPFMLVAGDHATNDMAGDDKESFKSQLLAAGFKVDTYLHGLGENVGVQDIYVQHVKDAIEGKFDKSKRSKDRPVIPVID; this comes from the coding sequence ATGAATCAAATCATGAGAGTACTTGGAATTTTATTTTTATCCATTGCCATTATTGGAGGCTTTACAATGAGGCAAACAGCTAGTGCTGCTGCCTTGACAGATAAGAAGGCTATTTTAGTTGTTAGCTTTGGTACTACTTTTGCGGATACACGAAAAGTAACGACTGATGCTGTGGAGGCTAAAATTCGCGAAGCTTTTCCTGAGTATGAAGTCCGCCAAGCGTTTACTTCTCGAATTATTATTAAAAAATTAGATGAGCGGGACGGTATTAAAATTGATACCGAAAAGCAAGCACTCGATAAGTTGAAAGCAGAAGGGTATACGGAAGTAATTGTACAACCCTTGCATATGGAAGCTGGCGACGAATATGCAAAGCTAACTCGTGTTGTTGAAAAGTATGAGGAAAATAAGGCATTTAATAAAATATCCATAGGTCGTCCTGTTCTATACTATACAGGACAAGCAGGGGAAAAGCCGGATGATTATGCAATTGCTATCAAAGCGTTAGAAAACCAATTTCCTAAATTAGGAAAACAAGAAGCGATTGCTATGATGGGCCATGGTGGTGTAAATCCTTCTAACGCTGCTTATGCTGCATTACAAATGAAGCTGAAAGATGCTGGGCTTAAAAATGTCTTTATTTTCACAGTCGAGGGATATCCAACTGTGAGTAATCTTATAAGTGAATTAAAAGAAAATAAAATTAAAAAAGTAACACTAATGCCTTTTATGTTGGTTGCTGGTGACCATGCCACCAACGATATGGCTGGAGATGACAAGGAATCATTCAAATCTCAGCTGCTAGCAGCAGGGTTCAAAGTAGATACTTATCTTCATGGGCTGGGTGAAAATGTGGGAGTACAAGACATTTATGTACAACATGTGAAAGATGCCATCGAAGGAAAGTTTGACAAAAGCAAAAGAAGTAAAGACCGCCCTGTGATTCCAGTTATTGATTAG
- a CDS encoding helix-turn-helix transcriptional regulator encodes MEDMKNYIQQSEVLKAIAHPVRLCIVRGLINNQCNVTKMQECLNLPQSTVSQHLAKLKSAGIIEGERKGLEICYKVANQQVKDIVAILF; translated from the coding sequence ATGGAAGATATGAAAAACTATATTCAGCAAAGCGAAGTACTCAAAGCAATCGCCCATCCCGTAAGACTTTGTATTGTAAGGGGATTAATTAATAACCAATGTAACGTAACGAAGATGCAAGAATGTCTGAATCTCCCCCAATCCACGGTATCTCAGCATCTAGCAAAATTAAAGTCAGCAGGGATTATTGAGGGGGAACGAAAAGGGTTAGAAATCTGTTATAAGGTAGCCAATCAGCAGGTAAAAGATATTGTAGCAATACTATTTTAG
- a CDS encoding DsrE/DsrF/DrsH-like family protein: MKILIVGGVAGGASAAARLRRLDETAEIILFEKGEHISFANCGLPYYVGEIIREKEQLVVQTPEAMNIRFNIDVRIFSEVLSIDTEKKELVVKDLIKGTNYRESYDKLILSPGAAPIKPPIPGLEAANVFTMRNIPDTYAIKDFVDTQHPKRAIVVGGGFIGIELAENLVERGIKVTLVELANQVMGPIDFEMAALVHQYLKEKGMEVYLEDGVTSVRQEENYSIVSLTSNTELKADIILLGIGVIPDTKLAKTANLALGERGGIRVDKNLKTSDPDIYAVGDAIEVIDYINGHPTLIPLAGPANKQGRIAANHILGRQDEYAGTQGTSVLKVFDVTVSSTGNNEKILKRFQIPYEKSYTHSLSHAGYYRGATTISLKLLFSPIDGKILGAQAIGQAGVEKRIDVIATAIRAGMTVYDLEKLELSYAPPYSSAKDPVNMAGYVASNILKGDHKIIHWDEIQQVDKGSALFVDVRTPLEFGMGSIEGAINIPLDELRGRLQEIPKNKELILFCQIGLRGYLAYRILVQNGYTNLKNLSGGYKTYTAAMQEQSNRDIFRYEELQENIVQQTIPAAHNTHADVTIDACGLQCPGPIMQVYNTLSTMQPGQILEVTSTDLAFGSDIKAWCASTGNSLLDVNTSGQLVKAYIKKGSALQKESQSLSSPNNDKTMVVFSGDLDKAIAAFIIANGAAAMGRKVTMFFTFWGLNILRKPTKVNTSKTLLETMFGMMMPRGSKKLGLSTMNMGGIGGKMIRYIMNKKNVSSLEDLIQQAQKQGIRIVACSMSLDVMGIKAEELIDGIEVAGVATYLSAAELSDTNLFI, encoded by the coding sequence TATTGACGTGCGAATCTTTAGCGAAGTCCTAAGTATTGATACGGAGAAAAAAGAACTTGTGGTAAAAGATCTTATAAAAGGTACTAACTATAGAGAATCTTATGATAAATTAATTCTCTCGCCAGGTGCTGCTCCGATTAAGCCTCCGATCCCAGGCTTAGAGGCAGCGAATGTTTTCACCATGAGAAATATTCCGGATACCTACGCTATTAAAGATTTTGTTGATACTCAGCATCCTAAACGAGCGATTGTCGTAGGAGGAGGATTCATCGGTATTGAATTAGCCGAGAATCTAGTAGAAAGAGGCATCAAAGTTACCTTAGTGGAACTAGCCAATCAAGTAATGGGGCCTATCGACTTTGAAATGGCAGCCTTAGTGCATCAATATTTAAAAGAAAAAGGCATGGAAGTTTATCTGGAAGATGGCGTAACATCAGTGCGTCAAGAAGAGAATTACTCCATTGTTTCACTTACAAGCAATACAGAGCTTAAAGCAGATATCATTCTATTAGGCATTGGCGTAATTCCAGATACTAAACTAGCAAAAACAGCAAATTTGGCTTTAGGAGAAAGAGGCGGAATCCGAGTTGACAAAAATTTAAAAACTTCAGATCCTGACATTTACGCTGTTGGTGATGCCATTGAAGTAATTGATTATATAAATGGTCACCCTACCCTCATTCCATTGGCTGGGCCCGCGAATAAACAAGGACGAATTGCTGCTAATCATATCTTAGGCAGGCAGGATGAGTATGCTGGAACACAAGGAACTTCTGTACTCAAAGTATTTGATGTAACAGTATCTTCTACAGGAAATAATGAAAAAATACTAAAGAGATTTCAGATTCCTTATGAAAAATCCTACACCCATTCTTTATCCCATGCAGGTTACTACCGTGGGGCAACCACTATTTCTCTAAAGCTCCTCTTTTCTCCCATCGATGGAAAAATACTTGGCGCACAAGCGATTGGCCAGGCAGGCGTGGAAAAAAGAATTGATGTCATTGCAACAGCGATTCGCGCAGGCATGACAGTCTATGATTTAGAAAAATTAGAATTATCTTATGCACCTCCCTATTCATCCGCAAAAGATCCTGTCAATATGGCTGGCTATGTTGCATCCAACATATTAAAAGGAGATCACAAAATTATTCATTGGGACGAAATCCAGCAAGTAGATAAAGGAAGTGCTCTTTTTGTCGATGTACGAACTCCTTTAGAATTTGGTATGGGTTCGATAGAAGGTGCCATCAACATTCCACTCGATGAGCTAAGAGGCAGACTCCAGGAAATTCCTAAAAATAAAGAACTCATTCTGTTTTGCCAGATCGGATTAAGAGGCTATTTGGCTTATAGAATCCTAGTACAAAATGGCTATACCAATTTGAAAAATTTAAGTGGCGGCTACAAAACCTATACTGCTGCCATGCAAGAACAATCCAATCGGGATATTTTCCGTTATGAAGAATTGCAGGAAAATATCGTACAGCAAACTATACCTGCTGCTCACAATACTCACGCCGATGTTACGATTGATGCTTGTGGTTTACAATGCCCTGGTCCGATTATGCAAGTTTATAATACCCTTAGTACAATGCAACCTGGCCAAATTTTAGAAGTAACCAGTACAGATCTAGCTTTTGGCTCTGATATAAAGGCTTGGTGCGCTAGCACCGGAAATTCATTACTAGACGTTAATACCTCAGGCCAGCTTGTCAAAGCCTATATAAAAAAAGGCAGTGCATTACAAAAGGAAAGCCAATCCCTTAGTTCCCCTAACAATGATAAAACGATGGTTGTCTTTAGTGGTGATTTAGATAAGGCAATTGCTGCCTTCATTATTGCCAATGGAGCCGCTGCTATGGGAAGAAAAGTAACGATGTTTTTCACCTTTTGGGGACTTAATATTCTTAGAAAACCTACTAAAGTAAATACTAGTAAAACACTGCTAGAAACTATGTTTGGCATGATGATGCCTAGAGGATCTAAAAAACTTGGCTTATCCACTATGAATATGGGTGGCATCGGTGGTAAAATGATTCGGTATATTATGAACAAAAAAAATGTTTCTTCTCTAGAAGATCTGATTCAACAAGCTCAGAAACAAGGCATTCGAATCGTAGCTTGCAGCATGTCCTTGGATGTAATGGGCATCAAAGCAGAGGAATTAATAGATGGTATTGAAGTTGCCGGTGTTGCTACGTATCTCAGTGCTGCAGAATTATCCGATACCAATTTATTTATCTAA